CCCCAATCCATGACTGATGTTCCCGTCTCTCGAATTCGCAATTTTTCGATTATTGCCCATATCGATCATGGTAAATCGACTTTAGCAGACAGATTGCTTCAGACTACAGGTACGGTCAGCGATCGCGATATGAAGCAGCAGTTCCTCGATAATATGGATTTGGAAAGGGAACGGGGCATCACCATTAAGCTGCAAGCTGCCAGAATGAATTATACAGCTAGCGATGGGGAGAAATATGTCTTAAATTTAATTGATACTCCTGGTCATGTGGACTTTTCTTATGAAGTATCGCGAAGCCTAGTAGCGTGTGAAGGTGCATTACTGGTAGTTGATGCCTCCCAAGGGGTAGAAGCGCAAACCTTGGCTAATGTCTACCTAGCTTTAGAACATAACCTGGAAATTATCCCCGTTCTTAACAAAATCGACTTACCAGGTGCTGAACCAGAAAGAGTTATTGCGGAAGTAGAAGAAATAATCGGTTTAGATTGCTCTCAAGCAGTACGAGCATCAGCTAAAGAAGGGATTGGAATCGATGAGATTTTAGAATCCATCGTTCACTTAGTCCCACCACCTCAAGATACAGTAAATGAACCGTTACGAGCCTTAATTTTTGATAGCTATTACGACAGTTACCGAGGAGTAATTGTTTATTTTCGGGTAGTAGATGGGAAGGTTAAAAAAGGCGATCGCATCCGCCTTATGGTTACAGGAAAAGAATACGAAATCGACGAACTCGGTATCCTTTCCCCCACCCAAATTCAAGTCGATGAACTCCACGCAGGAGAAGTGGGTTATCTAGGTGCAGCCATAAAAGCCGTAGAAGATGCCCGTGTCGGTGATACCATTACTTTAGCCTACAAACCTGCTGCTAGTGCCTTACCAGGCTACGCAGAAGCCAAGCCGATGGTATTTTGCGGTCTATTCCCCACCGATGCGGCTCAATATCCAGACTTGCGGGAAGCGTTAGATAAACTCAAACTCAACGATGCAGCTTTAAACTACGAACCAGAAAACTCTAGCGCGATGGGTTTTGGTTTCCGTTGTGGCTTTTTGGGTTTATTACACATGGAAATTGTTCAAGAACGGCTAGAAAGGGAATATAACCTCGATTTAATCGTCACTGCTCCTTCTGTAGTTTATCAAATCACAACCCTCGACCAAGAAAAAATATTTATCGATAATCCCAGCAAGCTACCAGAACCTCAATATCGGGAATCAATTGCTGAACCCTACGTCAAAGTCGAAATCATCACTCCAGAAAGCTTTGTCGGAACATTGATGGAACTTTGTCAAAATCGGCGCGGGATATTCAAAGACATGAAATATCTCACTCAAGGGCGTACTACCTTAACCTATGAGTTACCGTTAGCTGAAGTAGTCACCGACTTTTTCGATCAGATGAAGTCGAGATCTCGCGGTTACGCCAGTATGGAATATCATCTGCTTGAGTATCGTGAAAATCCACTGGTGAAGTTGGATATCATGATTAATGGCGATCCGGTGGATGCTCTAGCTACGATTACTCACCGTGATAAAGCTTACAATGTCGGTCGAGTTTTGGTAGAAAAGCTCAAAGAATTGATTCCTAGACACCAATTCAAGATTCCGATTCAAGCCTCAATTGGGAGTCGAATTATTGCTAGCGAAAACATCCCCGCTTTGAGAAAAGATGTACTGGCTAAATGCTATGGTGGCGATATTTCCCGTAAGAAAAAGCTGTTAAAAAAGCAAGCTAAAGGTAAAAAGCGGATGAAGTCTATTGGAACTGTAGATGTGCCTCAATCGGCTTTTATGGCAGTGTTGCGGTTAGATACAGAGAAGTAATATAGCAAAAGGCAGAAGGCAGAGGGCAGAGGGCAGAGGGCAGAAGGGAAAGACTTAATTAGTCAAGGTTGCAGCTTTAAATCATGTCCTAATACCAATTCACTTTGAAAACGCTACAAATATTGGGTAGGGGACGGTCGCTGAAGTTTTGCCGTGCGACGACAAAACCGCGACCTCCGCAACGCTTTGCGCCCCTACAGAAGGTTAATATGTAGCAAATATTTAGTGATTTGGTATAACCTATACTTCGACTGCTATACCAATTCTTGAAAGTCACGCTACAGATCCAAAGGTAGAGAAGTTGCATCGTCACGTCTCTACACACCAATTATGTAGCCCAACGACAATTTTTTAGACTAGTAGGGGCGCAACGCTTTGCGCCCCTACTGAACAGGACGGAAATTATCCCCTCAAACATTCGGTTATCCCGATCGCGATACATATACTACATAACCTCTTGGTAGTAGATCATATAAATATATTAAGAATTGCTACTACCCTAAAAATTCAGGTCAGCTAAAAATGAACCAATAGATCTTTACACCCGTCAAAATATATCGTAAGCTATAGTTAATAACAAAGTCATAATGACTTCAAGTAGTTCAGAGGACGATGCCAAGTTAGCTTAAAGTTGCTCATCAAGCCATAAATCTATCTTAGGGTTATTAGCTTTCCAGGTTTTTCAGCAGTAGGAGAAGAGATCTCTATATCTATGGCAGGATGTCTTCCATCAGTGAGATCGCTATTCTTCTCTTTAAGAAAACCAGCAATCTCTTTAGCGGTCAAATCTTGCTCGTTTACGGAGTCACTAAATCTCATGCCCAAACTCAAAGCCACCAAAACCGAAAATAAACCGATGTTCACAGTTGACATGGTTCGCACTTATCTGCATGAGATCGGTCGTGTACCATTGTTGACTCACGAACAAGAGATTGTCTACGGTAAACAAGTACAGCACATGATGTTGCTGCTAGAAGCCCAAGCTGAACTAGCTAAAGAATTGGAACGGGAACCGACAGAAGAAGAACTAGCCCAACATACCCATGTTTCGGTAGTAGAATTAGCTAAAGCGATACGGTTAGGTCAGCGCGCTAAGCAAAAAATGATTGAGGCTAACTTGCGCCTAGTCGTAGCGATCGCCAAGAAGTACCAAAAGCGCAACATGGAGTTTTTGGATTTAATCCAAGAAGGAACCTTGGGGTTAGAAAGAGGTGTCGAAAAATTTGACCCTACCAAAGGCTACAAGTTTTCTACTTATGCTTACTGGTGGATTCGTCAAGCGATTACTAGAGCGATCGCTCAACAAGCCAGGGCGATTCGCTTACCCATTCATATTACCGAAAAGCTCAACAAAATCAAGAAAACCCAACGGCAACTATCTCAGCAATTGGGTCGTCACGCAACTCCCCTAGAGATTGCTCAAGCTTTAGACATTGAACCCGCCCAAATTCGCGAGTATTTAAATATTGCTCGGCAACCGATTTCTTTAGATGTCAGAGTAGGCGACAATCAAGATACCGAGTTATCGGAACTTTTGGAAGATAGCACTGCATCCCCAGAGAATTACACCACCCAAGAGTCTTTACGCCAAGACTTAGAAAATCTACTCTCTGAGTTAACTTCTCAACAACGACAAGTTATTACTCTGCGGTTTGGTTTAGAAGATGGGAATGAGTTATCTTTAGCTAAAGTTGGTCAAAGACTTAATTTAAGTCGCGAACGAGTTAGACAGCTAGAACATCAAGCTTTGGCTCATTTGCGTCGCCGTCATGCCACTGTTAAAGAGTACATAGCGAGTTAAAAGACTGGCATTGCTGATTTGAAGTATGAATTGTTGATTGTTGATTGGGTTTTCTTTCGCCCGGATCTCTTACTATTGCGAATTGGGGTGTCAACCTAAGCCTTTGCTATTAGGGAACTAATCGGTCACTAAGCGATTTTTTAACATTTTTCAACAGGGGGAAAGCATTAATTTCCCCCTGTTTTTTTAGTATATTTGCTCAATTACTGTTATTGCTTAACTAAATGTTAATTTACTTTTAATAATAAATTAATTACCAGCAATTTTTCTAAAAACTCTTCTAATTGTTTTAAAATAGACAATCTAAAGCTCTTAGATTCGGTGGAAGCGTGGGATCAATGGAACCAGAAATGTCAGAAGATCGAAGAATTATTGATGTTACCGAATCGGCAGACAAATTAGAACTAAAAAAAGTGCAGGATTGGGGATATTTAGCGATTAAAAAACATTTCTCTAAAATTCTCAAAAATGAAGATAATGTGATTAAAGATCGAGATCCAGAATCATTACATCAGATGCGAGTCGGAATGCGACGTTTGCGTTCTGCGGCTATCGGTTTTGCGGTAGGATTGAAATTGCCTAGAGATGCTCAACCGCAAAAGGTAGGAAAAGTAGCCAGGATTTTAGGGAAACTACGGGATATTGATGTCCTTCAAGCTAGCTTAAATAGCAAATATAAAGACATTTTACCTGATGAAGAACAAAAACTATTTCAACAAGTATTAGATGAATTGCGATCGCAGCGTAAAGCAGCTTTAAAGGAAGTGCGATCGGCGCTGAAGGGAAAGGAATATAAAAAGATTAAGCAAGCTTATCAGCAGTGGTTAGAAGAACCAAAATATACTCAGTTAGGTAGTGTAAATATCTTAGAAATTCTGCCAGATTTACTATTACCAATTATCAGCGAGTTATTATTGCATCCTGCGTGGTGGATACAAGGAGAAAATATCAGTAATTCTCAAGATGTTGCTGATTTATTAGCACAAAAAGGGGAAACTATACACGACTTACGCAAGCAAATCAAGCGATCGCGTTATCAAATGGAATTATTCACTGATTTATATAGCGATAATTATCAGAATTATGTGACCGATCTCAAAGAAATTCAAGATATTTTAGGTGAAATTCAAGACTGTTTTGTCTTAGATGAGTTTCTAGAAACAGTATTAGATATAGATAGTCACCAACAAATGCCAACACTATTGGCTCAATTACAAGAAAATCGCGGGCAACTGTGGCAAGATTGGGCACAATATCAACAAAAATACCTGAATCCAGAAACTCGTAAAGCTCTACATTTAGAGTTATTATCGCCTAAACTTTAAATTGCATATAGCAATTTTGGCATTGCTGATTTGAAGTATGAATTGTTGATTGTTGATTGTTGATTGTTGATTGGGTTTTCTTTCGCCCCGATCTCTCACTATTCCTATCTTGGGGTGTGGTACGCTGAGATTGTCGAAGCGTCAACCTATTTCATACCTTGATTCAGCAACGCCGCAATTTAGGGCGATCGCACAATTATTTTTTCTTCACACTTCTGCGGCTTGAATAATCACTGACACCCCGATGAGAACCGTATGTACGGGCATAAACTTGGGTAAATTCTGCTCCGAACAACATAATTTGCACGGAATAGTAAATCCAAGCCAAAAAAGTCACTAAAGATCCCGCCGCACCATAAGTTGAACCAAAAGTAGCATTACCTAAATATAATCCGAGCAAATCCTTACCAATAGAAAAAAGCAAAGAAGTGAGACTTGCGCCTACTAAAACATCGCGCCAAGCAATTGTAATATCAGGAAGGTACTTGTAAATTAGAGCAAACAGAAGAGCGATCGCCGCAAAGGAAATCCCAAAATTAACTAGTTTCCAAAAAATCTCAAAACCTGGGAGTAAGTGACTCGCAAAAGTGTTTAAAGCTGTTAAAGCGGCACTAACTACCAAAGATACCATCAAAATAAAGCCAATCGTCACCACCATTGCAAAAGACAATACCCGCTTGCGAACAACAGCTTTGACTCCTTGTTTGGGATCTGGTTCCACATTCCAAACTGCATTGAGAGAGTCTTGGAGTTGGACAAAAACCCCAGAAGCTCCAAAAATCAGGGCTACAACACCAATTAATGATGCTACAATCCCAGAGCCAGCATTAGGATCTTGAGTATTAGCCAAAGTGGTTTGAATCACCTCTGCACCTGATTTACCTACCAACCCTTGGATTTGTCTGACAATTTCACCTCTAGCTGCTTCTTCACCAAATACAGCACCAGCAACAGCCACCGCGATGACTAGCAAAGGAGCAATGGAAAATAGGGTGTAATATGCCAAAGCTGCCGCCATTTGCGACACATTATCTCTATTCCACTCATCTACAGTTTCCTTGATTAGTTTCCAGATGCCTCT
Above is a genomic segment from Merismopedia glauca CCAP 1448/3 containing:
- a CDS encoding RNA polymerase sigma factor, RpoD/SigA family, whose translation is MPKLKATKTENKPMFTVDMVRTYLHEIGRVPLLTHEQEIVYGKQVQHMMLLLEAQAELAKELEREPTEEELAQHTHVSVVELAKAIRLGQRAKQKMIEANLRLVVAIAKKYQKRNMEFLDLIQEGTLGLERGVEKFDPTKGYKFSTYAYWWIRQAITRAIAQQARAIRLPIHITEKLNKIKKTQRQLSQQLGRHATPLEIAQALDIEPAQIREYLNIARQPISLDVRVGDNQDTELSELLEDSTASPENYTTQESLRQDLENLLSELTSQQRQVITLRFGLEDGNELSLAKVGQRLNLSRERVRQLEHQALAHLRRRHATVKEYIAS
- a CDS encoding YihY/virulence factor BrkB family protein encodes the protein MSSRGIWKLIKETVDEWNRDNVSQMAAALAYYTLFSIAPLLVIAVAVAGAVFGEEAARGEIVRQIQGLVGKSGAEVIQTTLANTQDPNAGSGIVASLIGVVALIFGASGVFVQLQDSLNAVWNVEPDPKQGVKAVVRKRVLSFAMVVTIGFILMVSLVVSAALTALNTFASHLLPGFEIFWKLVNFGISFAAIALLFALIYKYLPDITIAWRDVLVGASLTSLLFSIGKDLLGLYLGNATFGSTYGAAGSLVTFLAWIYYSVQIMLFGAEFTQVYARTYGSHRGVSDYSSRRSVKKK
- a CDS encoding CHAD domain-containing protein, with translation MSEDRRIIDVTESADKLELKKVQDWGYLAIKKHFSKILKNEDNVIKDRDPESLHQMRVGMRRLRSAAIGFAVGLKLPRDAQPQKVGKVARILGKLRDIDVLQASLNSKYKDILPDEEQKLFQQVLDELRSQRKAALKEVRSALKGKEYKKIKQAYQQWLEEPKYTQLGSVNILEILPDLLLPIISELLLHPAWWIQGENISNSQDVADLLAQKGETIHDLRKQIKRSRYQMELFTDLYSDNYQNYVTDLKEIQDILGEIQDCFVLDEFLETVLDIDSHQQMPTLLAQLQENRGQLWQDWAQYQQKYLNPETRKALHLELLSPKL
- the lepA gene encoding translation elongation factor 4 produces the protein MTDVPVSRIRNFSIIAHIDHGKSTLADRLLQTTGTVSDRDMKQQFLDNMDLERERGITIKLQAARMNYTASDGEKYVLNLIDTPGHVDFSYEVSRSLVACEGALLVVDASQGVEAQTLANVYLALEHNLEIIPVLNKIDLPGAEPERVIAEVEEIIGLDCSQAVRASAKEGIGIDEILESIVHLVPPPQDTVNEPLRALIFDSYYDSYRGVIVYFRVVDGKVKKGDRIRLMVTGKEYEIDELGILSPTQIQVDELHAGEVGYLGAAIKAVEDARVGDTITLAYKPAASALPGYAEAKPMVFCGLFPTDAAQYPDLREALDKLKLNDAALNYEPENSSAMGFGFRCGFLGLLHMEIVQERLEREYNLDLIVTAPSVVYQITTLDQEKIFIDNPSKLPEPQYRESIAEPYVKVEIITPESFVGTLMELCQNRRGIFKDMKYLTQGRTTLTYELPLAEVVTDFFDQMKSRSRGYASMEYHLLEYRENPLVKLDIMINGDPVDALATITHRDKAYNVGRVLVEKLKELIPRHQFKIPIQASIGSRIIASENIPALRKDVLAKCYGGDISRKKKLLKKQAKGKKRMKSIGTVDVPQSAFMAVLRLDTEK